CCACATCCGTGCGGCTGATCAACTCTGACCGAGTCAAGCAGGCCGAGGATATCGCGGATCTAGAATCCGAACGGATGATCGCGGTCGGTGGTGACGTGCTGAGTCGTGGCCTGACCTTGGACGGCCTGACGGTGAGCTACTTCCACCGTAGCGTCGGCGCCTCGGACACCCTCCTGCAGATGGCTCGTTGGTTCGGGTACCGACCTGGGTACGAGGATCTCTGCCGCGTCTGGTTGCCTGAGGACGTCGCGGACCAGTTCCGCTACGTTTCCGGGATCGTGGAGGAATTGCGCGGACAGCTGCGGGCGATGAAGAAGCAGAATCTGACACCTGAGGACTTCGGATTGAAGGTGCGCATGCACCCGGAAACGCTGAAGATCACATCGACTGTAAAGATGGGCGGCGCCGAGGCCAAGGCGTGGACGGTAGACATCGCTGGACAGCGCATCGAGACAGTTCTGGTCGACTCCAAGCCTGAGACGGTCGCCAAGAACGTTGTAGCCGTCACCCAACTAGTCAATGACGTCGAGTCGGCATATCCCAATGAGAGCTGGGAAGACCCGACGTCCCCTTGGCAGCTCCGGAGAGGTGTCGACAAAAGGCACGTCGCGAAGTTCCTGGAGAACTACGTGCCGTTCATCAGTGACGCCTTATTCGCAGACAACGTTCTATCCTCCTACCTAGAAAGCTCCAGCAATTCTGCGCTGAGCAGCTGGACCGTAGCATTCGCGAGTGGGCGGACGACTCAGACGCCTACCCCCGTGGCAGGCAGCCTTGCAGTCAAACTCCCAACACGCACCCTTAAGACAGGAAAGCCGGTATATAAAGCAGGCTCGGGCGACGGCTTCACCCCGTTGAAAATATCCGGGAAGAGCAGCCGACTTGCCGGTTCCACCGACATCGCCGGCATCTTCGGTATCAAGAGTGTCGGCGGGGAATCGAAAAACGATCCCCGCCTTGAGCCGAGGGTCTATGAGCGGATCGCTACCCATGGACCGGCCCTTATGATCTATCTTATCGAACCCGCGAATACTGGCGCGCGGAGTGGGCAGAACGACAAGGGCAATGAATTAACTGGGATCGAGGACGCACAAGGCGTTGAGGAAGTAGAAGACGACGATCTTGTATTCCGCAACACATGGTCCGCAATCAAGGCGGATGGCTCTAGGTACTTGGTATGCGTGAAAATCGCCATCCCGAGCACCAAGCCGGGTCAGACCCGCACAGAAGTCCGTTACATGTTGAACTCTGTGGCGCTCAACTCCTGGCGGCTTTCGGTCGTCGAACAGACAGAAGCAGACGACGTCGATGACTTGGACGGTGGCGATGACTGAGCGGTCCTTCCTCACGGATTGGAAGGCCCGGCTGCTGGCTGGGCAGGCGGGGGTGGTGCTCGTTGAGGTCAGGCATCCGCTGGAAATCTATGTGGGCGCCGGTGACCAAGGCCGTCCGCTCGCGCAAATTCGGTCGAAGGTGCAACCTCCCCTGCATGAAATCTCTGATCTCGTGCTTGTCGAGCGACGGCAGCAGGGTGATTGGTGGATTCTGTCGTTGGACCTGCAGGATGCCCGCTTTACCGACGTCTTCCTGCGACTGGTGACGCACTTGGTCAGCGCGTCCCGCCGTGAAACGACAGCAGAGTCGGCGTGGAGATCGGTGTCCGTCGTGTTGAGCGAGTGGAAACGCCTGTTGAGCGTCCGACCACATGGTCTCTTGAGCCTCGAGGAGCTGCGCGGACTCGTCGGCGAGCTCTGGTTGGTGCTCTACCGCTTCAGCATGGCGATGCCGGTCGACGAGGTGATCGCAGGGTGGCTCGGCCCGCTCAACGCGCCGCAGGACTTCTGGTACGAGTCCACCGGCTTCTACGAGGCCAAGTCGATCGGACCGTCCGCCCCTCGGATCAAGATAAGTTCTGCGCACCAGCTCGATGAGCGGGGCATGACGCTCCTTGTTCTGCAGGTTCCCCAAGTTGTGGAGTCCGACGCCGGCGCCCTAAACCTCATCACGCTCGTCGAGGAGGTGAAGACGGCGCTGCAGTCCTCTAACAAGGCGACGGATGATCTGGACGTCCGGCTCAGCCGTATGGGTGTCGACCTTGACCATCCCTACTACGGAAACACCTGGTTCCGGGTGACTGTCGTTGAGACATTTCAGGTATCCGAGGACTTTCCGGCCATCCGACATAGTGCCTTGCCGGACGGTATCGAACAGGTTCGGTACGGTCTCGACAGAAAAAGCCTCAATCAGTTCCTGGTCGCGACCGAGCGAGTGTCGGGGGATGCCTCGTGAACCTCGAAGAGTTCAGATTGAACTTGCTAAACCAAGCGCACGTCCGAAGTGCCGCCGAAGGTACGTTCACTCAGGAGGCGTTCCTCGCTGAGTTGTCGGACCGGCTCGCCGCGGCCGGAGAAATCGAACAACTCAACGACGTGCGGTTCGAGGGGGAGGGGAAGAGGAGGCGCAAACTGGCCGTCCACGGTTTCGACTTGGACGACTCGGACAACTCGGTTGCGCTAGCGGTTCTGCGATGGGGTGGCGGGGAGAAGCAGGAGACTTTCACTTTCTCGCAGGCCTCGGCGGCCCTCAAGTCCCTGACCTTCTTTTTGGAGGAGGCTGTGAGCGGTGAGTTCGTGGTGGGCCGAGAGGAGAGCTCCAAGCACTACCAGCTCGCACAGGACCTGCGCGCACGCGGTCAGAACGTGAGCAGGTACCGCCTGTACCTCCTGAGTGATCAATCGATGAGTGGGACAGCAAAAGCATTCGAGTCGTCGGAGCTGAACGGCGTTCCGATCGACTTCCACATATGGGACATCCGACGCCTGTTCCAGGTTGCCGAATCGCTGTCTGGGCGCGATGAGCTCGTCATCGACCTGACTGAGTGGCTTCCCGACGGCCTTCCCGCGCTCGAGGTAAGCGCAACCTCAGCTGACACCAAGACATACCTCGCCGCGGTGCCTGCGCTAATTCTGGCCGAGCTGTATGACCGGTACGGCAGCCGTCTGCTCGAGGGCAATGTGCGGTCCTACCTAAGTAACAGGGGGAAGGTGAACAAGGGCATCAGAGCCACGGTGCTCTCGGAGCCGGCCCACTTCTTGGCTTACAACAACGGGGTGACCGCCACGGCCGTTGGTGTTAGCACTCGGGATGGCAATATCATGTCCTTCACCGACCTCCAGATCGTCAACGGCGGGCAGACCACGGCTTCACTCTTCTACGTCCGCCGTGAAAACCGGTCGGCGTCGATGGATGACGTCTTCGTGCAGATGAAACTGGTCGTCGTCGAGCCAAAGATCTCCGAAGACATGGTGCCGCTAATTTCGAGGTACGCGAACAGCCAGAACCGCGTGAGCGAGGCCGATTTCTTCTCCAACAGCCCGTTCCACGTTAGGCTCGAGGAGTTGTCCCGCCGGACGATGGCGCCCACGAAGGCGGGTGTCAGCTACCAGACGTACTGGTTCTACGAGCGGACGAGGGGGAGTTACCAGAATGAACGCAACAAGCAGACGACGGCGCGACAGAAGAAGTTCGACGAGCTGTACCCCCGTTCGCAGGTCATCGACAAGACGACTGCAGCCAAGTACGAGGTCACGTGGGGTATGCAGCCACATGTCGTGAGCAGCGGGGCGCAGCGAAACTTCACGGCTTTCGCTCAGTTGGTGGCGAGTCGTTGGGATACCGCGCCAAACACCATCAACGACATGTACTGGAGGCACCTAGTCGCA
The Kineococcus endophyticus genome window above contains:
- a CDS encoding PD-(D/E)XK motif protein, whose translation is MTERSFLTDWKARLLAGQAGVVLVEVRHPLEIYVGAGDQGRPLAQIRSKVQPPLHEISDLVLVERRQQGDWWILSLDLQDARFTDVFLRLVTHLVSASRRETTAESAWRSVSVVLSEWKRLLSVRPHGLLSLEELRGLVGELWLVLYRFSMAMPVDEVIAGWLGPLNAPQDFWYESTGFYEAKSIGPSAPRIKISSAHQLDERGMTLLVLQVPQVVESDAGALNLITLVEEVKTALQSSNKATDDLDVRLSRMGVDLDHPYYGNTWFRVTVVETFQVSEDFPAIRHSALPDGIEQVRYGLDRKSLNQFLVATERVSGDAS
- a CDS encoding AIPR family protein, which encodes MNLEEFRLNLLNQAHVRSAAEGTFTQEAFLAELSDRLAAAGEIEQLNDVRFEGEGKRRRKLAVHGFDLDDSDNSVALAVLRWGGGEKQETFTFSQASAALKSLTFFLEEAVSGEFVVGREESSKHYQLAQDLRARGQNVSRYRLYLLSDQSMSGTAKAFESSELNGVPIDFHIWDIRRLFQVAESLSGRDELVIDLTEWLPDGLPALEVSATSADTKTYLAAVPALILAELYDRYGSRLLEGNVRSYLSNRGKVNKGIRATVLSEPAHFLAYNNGVTATAVGVSTRDGNIMSFTDLQIVNGGQTTASLFYVRRENRSASMDDVFVQMKLVVVEPKISEDMVPLISRYANSQNRVSEADFFSNSPFHVRLEELSRRTMAPTKAGVSYQTYWFYERTRGSYQNERNKQTTARQKKFDELYPRSQVIDKTTAAKYEVTWGMQPHVVSSGAQRNFTAFAQLVASRWDTAPNTINDMYWRHLVAKGLLFESVRSAIARADWYQKGYLANYVTYSLAKLAYEVGRQGRGRVLDFDRVWLNQSVSEAVMQECLRIGKAVQEVLTSEKRPIQNVTEWAKKESCWHMVQAVEHRLSPELLGELRDQRAVAEQKRTATSTQKIDTGINSQVKVLSMQPSEWVAVQEFLKNNRLLSPTDTGILDLVTGRKPGVPSEAQAKRLLVMHKRAADSGFNVTDAALGL